A genomic window from Cydia amplana chromosome 3, ilCydAmpl1.1, whole genome shotgun sequence includes:
- the LOC134662486 gene encoding roundabout homolog 2-like gives MNTRAVLTSLLAVFCFYTDPVNGGLSDDYGSSGEAPYIIEQPLDVTVARHQPVTLNCRAGGSPPPNIKWYKGGVLVVSDTHRSLLPAGGLFFLRATHGRAHSDAGVYWCEATNSYGTARSRNATLHVAVLREDFRLEPVSTQTAQGETVILECSPPRGSPEPTIYWKKNGQALHFDGDSRMHLVDGGSLVIQDARQTDAGRYQCIARNPAGTRESAIATLRIHIKPYLITGPEDVVAQTGGSVTFQCRVGGDPLPDVLWRRTAGGGNMPLGRVKVLDDRSLRLDNVILEDEGEYSCEAENSVGAVSATGYLTVYDPPTISLKPNSVTVENSAAATFTCTASGRPEPTMFWSLEGNRTIILPGTSKGKYHATPVIDGVTTLTVNETTKNNSGITIVCSAVNFAGSSFVRGKLTVTSDDDRPPPIITNGPSNQTLPIKSMAVFPCTAVGTPEPIIAWYFGGEALIQNHRRNVSNDGTLILRDLDKSDSGTYTCVASSHHGKYVWSGVLLVDSPINPNIHFFRAADVSSLPGPPTKPQIHNITENTVTISWNQNNKIGSSSILGYQVEVFSRETLSGNNTPRNSRGWVVLAKKIQQTQYVAMSLVSGVTYMFIVRAENSHGLSGPSPVSDPVIVGESGNALWENGVFSNNTGFRNNIMTDNIVELIEATPIDSKTIKLMWEILNFYYLEGLFIYYRPLDNATTEYQMKTILHSNDVSGYEITFLRKYTKYEFFLIPFYKKFEGKPSNSRIAQTLDDVPEGPPVNIEMFIFNTTTVHLKWSPPEPHLQNGLITGYNVLVNWLDLPANKSMVAINTTVHQATSLIMTNLTSGVSYSVQIAAETVVGMGPFSQKVYLNIDSRSIGLDPLSRYPVNGEVSIVAGDFVMETWFYVLIGAIVLFKVIVIGGIIYIRKHNIFAKKSSALPNIYDSNGTSLVTQMNIKAAVSLSHPLTSCYNKNTVTKTESLLWMENQPGLCMSGTQPKQNNQKMNSEYDKVAQQLPEYAEVTSSKIMGNEWNTNKTATSPAAYASVTLVANTRQCVSSLGWFPPGGKNIDKFDNRYAPDEELYPASNGGYYNRNVYSEKYFQGHPNVLKFYDLPSMDKTQKAQLRYNQSLDERKGDKIQKSEVTQSLIGRTYVSSRKNSETETTYRAFGGDESDDESYPEDGGYDELQAMQSQRQRPQHQYERPNFDNESTRTLARLTSFRHGQASTNGVSQNSLAPAHPPLPPHPRADSVTR, from the exons ATGAACACCCGGGCTGTTCTGACGTCCCTGCTGGCCGTCTTTTGTTTTTACACAG ATCCAGTAAATGGTGGGCTAAGTGACGACTATGGGAGCAGCGGAGAAGCACCGTACATCATCGAACAGCCTTTGGACGTCACGGTGGCTCGTCACCAGCCGGTCACTCTCAACTGCCGTGCTGGAGGCTCACCTCCGCCTAACATAAAATGGTACAAAGGAGGCGTGCTAGTAGTCTCCGACACCCACCGTAGTCTGCTGCCTGCAGGTGGTCTGTTCTTCTTAAGAGCGACACACGGTAGAGCCCACTCAGATGCAGGGGTTTATTGGTGTGAAGCAACGAATTCATACGGAACAGCTAGGAGTAGAAATGCAACCTTACATGTAGCAG TGCTACGTGAGGACTTTAGACTAGAGCCAGTGTCAACACAAACTGCGCAAGGTGAAACTGTAATATTGGAATGTTCGCCGCCGCGAGGATCGCCCGAACCTACTATTTACTGGAAGAAAAACGGCCAGGCCCTGCATTTTGATGGCGATTCCAG AATGCATTTAGTCGATGgtggtagtttagttatacaAGACGCGCGGCAAACTGACGCTGGCAGATATCAATGTATAGCTCGGAATCCAGCGGGGACAAGGGAATCGGCTATTGCTACGCTACGAATCCACA TTAAGCCGTACTTAATAACGGGCCCTGAGGACGTGGTGGCGCAGACCGGCGGCAGCGTGACGTTCCAATGCCGAGTGGGTGGCGACCCCCTCCCGGATGTGCTGTGGCGGAGGACGGCCGGAGGAGGCAACATGCCACTCGGCCGCGTCAAAGTTCTAGACGACAGGAGCCTTAGGCTCGATAACGTTATTTTAGAAGACGAAGGAGAGTACAGTTGCGAGGCTGAGAATTCAGTTGGCGCCGTAAGCGCCACAGGGTACTTGACTGTATACG atCCACCTACAATATCGCTTAAGCCAAACTCCGTAACAGTAGAAAATAGTGCAGCCGCTACATTTACCTGTACGGCCTCAGGACGCCCTGAACCGACAATGTTCTGGAGTTTAGAGGGAAACAGGACAATAATACTACCCGGCACGTCGAAGGGCAAATACCATGCCACGCCGGTTATTGACGGCGTCACTACATTGACCGTAAATGAAACAACCAAAAACAACAGCGGTATCACAATAGTTTGCTCGGCGGTGAATTTTGCCGGCAGTTCGTTTGTCAGAGGAAAATTAACAGTTACGTCAGACGATGACCGCCCACCTCCAATCATAACAAACGGGCCCTCTAACCAAACGTTACCTATAAAATCGATGGCAGTTTTCCCCTGCACAGCCGTCGGCACACCTGAACCAATCATAGCCTGGTATTTCGGAGGGGAAGCGCTAATACAAAACCATAGAAGGAATGTGTCTAATGACGGGACTTTAATATTAAGAGATTTGGATAAAAGCGACAGCGGTACGTACACTTGCGTCGCCTCCTCGCATCACGGAAAATATGTATGGAGCGGCGTCTTGCTAGTAGATAGTCCAATAAACCCAAATATACATTTCTTTCGGGCGGCAGATGTATCGTCACTACCCGGTCCACCCACTAAACcgcagatacataacataacggAAAACACTGTCACAATATCTTGgaatcaaaataacaaaatcGGATCGTCATCCATACTCGGATACCAAGTGGAAGTGTTTTCGAGAGAAACACTTTCCGGAAATAACACACCTAGGAATTCTCGGGGTTGGGTAGTGTTGGCAAAGAAAATACAACAAACACAGTATGTAGCTATGTCTTTGGTTTCTGGcgttacatatatgtttatagtgaGAGCGGAAAACTCGCATGGCTTATCCGGACCGAGCCCGGTCTCCGATCCTGTAATAGTGGGCGAAAGTGGCAATGCCCTGTGGGAAAACGGAGTGTTCTCCAATAACACCGGATTTAGAAATAACATCATGACTGATAACATAGTAGAACTAATCGAAGCAACGCCTATTGACTCGAAAACTATTAAGCTGATGTGGGAAATTTTAAATTTCTATTATTTGGAGGGATTATTTATATACTACAGACCTCTTGACAATGCAACAACAGAATATCAAATGAAGACTATCTTACATTCAAACGATGTATCTGGGTATGAAATAACCTTTTTAAGGAAGTATACAAAATACGAGTTTTTCCTTATTCCATTTTATAAGAAATTCGAAGGAAAACCTTCTAATTCTAGGATTGCTCAAACGCTGGATGATG tgccAGAGGGTCCTCCAGTGAATATTGAAATGTTTATCTTCAATACAACGACAGTTCATTTGAAATGGTCACCCCCAGAACCTCATTTACAAAATGGGCTAATTACTGGTTACAATGTTTTGGTGAATTGGTTGGACTTACCCGCCAACAAATCGATGGTAGCCATAAACACGACAGTACATCAAGCCACGAGCCTCATAATGACAAACTTAACTTCCGGAGTCAGTTATTCGGTTCAAATTGCCGCTGAAACCGTTGTGGGGATGGGCCCATTTAGTCAAAAGGTGTACTTGAATATCGATTCCCGTTCTATTGGATTGGATCCTTTATCAAG gtaTCCCGTAAATGGAGAAGTGTCTATCGTAGCCGGCGACTTCGTAATGGAAACATGGTTTTACGTTTTGATTGGAGCGATCGTTCTGTTCAAAGTAATTGTGATTGGCGGAATTATTTACATCAGAAAGCATAACATTTTCGCCAAAAAGTCGTCCGCTCTTCCAAATATATACG ATTCAAACGGAACGAGCTTAGTAACACAAATGAACATAAAAGCCGCAGTTTCCTTGTCTCACCCGCTCACCAGTTGCTATAATAAGAACACTGTAACAAAAACAGAGTCACTGCTTTGGATGGAGAATCAGCCAGGATTATGTATGTCGGGTACTCAACCCAAACAGAATAATCAAAAGATGAATTCCGAATATGATAAAGTTGCGCAGCAGTTGCCTGAATACGCAGAAGTGACGTCATCTAAAATCATGGGCAATGAATGGAACACGAACAAGACGGCCACTTCCCCAGCGGCGTACGCGTCAGTCACGCTTGTTGCCAATACGAGGCAGTGTGTCAGTTCATTG GGCTGGTTTCCGCCAGGTGGCAAAAATATAGATAAATTCGATAACCGATATGCTCCAGATGAAGAACTTTATCCAGCCAGCAATGGCGGTTATTACAATAGAAACGTGTACAGCGAAAAATACTTCCAAGGTCATCCAAACGTATTGAAGTTCTACGATTTACCATCAATGGATAAAACGCAGAAAGCCCAACTACGTTACAATCAGAGCTTAGATGAAAGAAAGGGAGATAAAATCCAAAAGTCTGAAGTTACACAGTCACTCATCGGCCGTACCTACGTCAGCTCCAGGAAAAATTCAGAAACTGAAACTACTTACAGAGCATTTGGAGGAGATGAGTCAGATGACGAGTCATA